In Nitrospinota bacterium, a single genomic region encodes these proteins:
- a CDS encoding efflux RND transporter periplasmic adaptor subunit encodes MKTGNICFMLLLSIAFASCGGGSSSDPFGKGKQDEANLVEIVTVQKTALSHKVTRTGTLSARRITMLYNQEQGRIDAVKVYEGDRVKKGDILVKLDDRRLRASLAQAVAERKKGEADYKRIGKLAKNNITTKEKILELETIRDVAKAAEQMARIRVDDTEIRAPYDGIITVRNAEPGVVAPVHTHLITILDRNSLYSEVTVSELSMPLLAVGNEVEVMIDAIPDRPIPGVISRIHPTIDPNTRLGKVEVALTNIPEAATAGQLCRVTIQTPQTERTVIPFAAMRRDSEGTYVYIVNNEVVERQPVRPGLRFEDLVEILEGLEPDQQIVSKGFLGLGAGKKVVTRIPSESVEKPR; translated from the coding sequence ATGAAAACCGGCAACATTTGTTTTATGCTTCTGCTGTCGATCGCGTTTGCCTCATGTGGAGGAGGATCTTCGTCCGACCCCTTCGGCAAGGGGAAACAGGATGAGGCGAACCTCGTTGAAATAGTCACCGTCCAGAAAACCGCGCTCTCACACAAGGTAACCAGAACAGGAACCCTTTCCGCCCGCCGCATCACCATGCTCTACAACCAGGAGCAGGGGCGCATCGACGCGGTGAAAGTGTACGAAGGGGATAGAGTGAAGAAGGGGGATATACTCGTAAAACTTGACGACAGGCGTTTGCGGGCCTCCCTTGCCCAGGCTGTGGCCGAAAGAAAAAAGGGGGAGGCGGATTATAAAAGGATCGGCAAACTCGCCAAAAACAACATCACGACAAAGGAAAAAATACTCGAGCTGGAGACGATCCGCGACGTCGCGAAAGCGGCTGAACAAATGGCCCGCATCCGTGTTGACGATACCGAGATCCGCGCGCCGTATGACGGGATAATCACGGTCCGCAACGCCGAACCGGGAGTGGTGGCGCCTGTCCATACCCATCTTATTACCATCCTCGACAGGAACTCGCTCTATTCCGAGGTAACGGTAAGCGAACTTTCGATGCCTCTCCTTGCCGTCGGAAACGAGGTTGAAGTCATGATAGACGCTATCCCGGACAGACCGATTCCGGGCGTTATCTCGCGAATCCATCCGACGATAGACCCGAACACGAGGCTTGGCAAGGTGGAGGTGGCGTTGACGAACATACCGGAAGCGGCGACCGCAGGCCAGCTTTGCAGAGTAACTATCCAAACACCGCAAACCGAAAGGACCGTCATCCCGTTCGCCGCGATGCGGAGGGATTCGGAAGGAACCTACGTTTACATCGTGAATAATGAGGTCGTAGAACGGCAGCCTGTCCGCCCCGGCCTCCGGTTTGAAGATCTGGTAGAGATACTCGAAGGGCTTGAACCTGACCAGCAGATAGTTTCGAAGGGATTCCTCGGCCTCGGCGCCGGGAAGAAGGTGGTAACTCGGATTCCTTCGGAGTCGGTGGAAAAACCGAGATGA